The Lycium ferocissimum isolate CSIRO_LF1 chromosome 10, AGI_CSIRO_Lferr_CH_V1, whole genome shotgun sequence genome window below encodes:
- the LOC132032895 gene encoding E3 ubiquitin-protein ligase KEG-like — translation MTKDIEASPLAASFDYELYEGDPDHLRTVVAAPTPAGPYIDPASIKLKHRIGRGYFGDVWSATHHQSATDYDENHEVAIKMLHPLSEDQTKAFSSKFEELWVNLKSKQIQGVCWLHGISVISGKICIAMRSYEESVGDKMARLKGGKLQLPDVLRYGIELAKVIQELHSMNVLVLNLKPTNFLLNEHDEVFLGDFGIPYLLLGVQPPDSDLALRLGTPNYMAPEQWEPEVRGPITCETDAWGFGCSIIEMMTGVQPWFGKSVQDMYRSVVINQEKPRVPGGLPTAIENVLNGCLEYDLRNRPLMVDILQAFESSKNDVYSEGEWSNIGGTLSDKSKTRGFTTWYLSKDLLQVGDTIRSRKTFNSGNQDSAVLEGTVVGLEKDTDRDGFVLVRFPSLPSPLRVNASTIERVTCGLAAGDWVQLVNGTTKHASVGILHSVQRDGSMTVGFLGLETLWTGHSSEVEKVVPFFVGQFVQFKSNVETPRFEWPMKRGGGWATGRISQILPNGCLIVQFPGRMVFGDEPNTFLADPDEVIQVSFDTCPGIIEKYQHLEDFHWSIRPLSIAFSLFTAVKLGVSVGKCINAKLKKEPKNHQTSIDSRAQEGEVGGKSAWLPPNVANILFQEGAATAR, via the exons ATGACTAAAGATATCGAAGCATCTCCCTTGGCAGCCTCTTTTGATTACGAGCTTTACGAAGGAGATCCCGATCATCTTAGAACCGTTGTTGCTGCACCTACCCCAGCTGGTCCTTATATTGATCCTGCTTCAATCAAACTTAAACATAGGATCGGGCGTGGATACTTTGGTGATGTTTGGTCAGCGACACATCATCAGTCAGCTACCGATTACGATGAGAATCATGAAGTAGCTATAAAGATGTTACATCCTTTAAGTGAGGATCAAACAAAGGCCTTCTCAAGTAAGTTTGAGGAGTTATGGGTGAATTTGAAGTCTAAACAAATCCAAGGTGTTTGCTGGTTGCATGGTATATCTGTAATATCCGGAAAG ATTTGTATAGCGATGAGATCCTACGAGGAGTCAGTTGGTGATAAAATGGCTCGGCTGAAAGGAGGAAAGCTTCAATTACCTGATGTTCTTAG ATATGGTATTGAATTGGCTAAAGTAATACAAGAGTTGCATTCGATGAATGTCCTGGTTCTGAACCTTAAGCCAACTAATTTTCTTCTGAATGAACATGATGAAGTGTTCCTCGGAGACTTTGGGATACCGTATCTTCTTCTTGGAGTTCAACCACCTGATTCGGATCTAGCATTAAGGCTTGGAACTCCGAATTATATGGCTCCGGAACAGTGGGAACCTGAGGTTAGAGGCCCAATAACTTGTGAGACTGATGCTTGGGGATTTGGATGCAGCATTATCGAGATGATGACTGGTGTTCAGCCTTGGTTTGGTAAATCGGTCCAAGATATGTATCGTTCGGTGGTGATAAACCAAGAAAAGCCACGAGTTCCGGGTGGCCTCCCAACTGCCATTGAGAATGTTCTCAATGGCTGTCTTGAGTATGATCTCCGCAATCGACCTCTGATGGTGGACATTTTGCAAGCATTTGAAAg CTCGAAGAATGATGTTTATAGTGAAGGAGAGTGGAGCAACATAGGAGGGACTTTGTCTGACAAAAGCAAAACCCGTGGCTTTACCACATGGTACCTTTCAAAAGATCTTCTTCAAGTAGGAGATACTATTCGCTCGAGAAAAACGTTCAACTCCGGGAATCAAGATTCGGCTGTGTTGGAAGGAACTGTTGTTGGTCTGGAAAAAGATACTGATCGAGATGGATTTGTTCTGGTACGATTCCCCAGTTTACCGAGCCCTCTGAGGGTAAATGCATCAACCATAGAGAGGGTTACATGTGGTTTGGCAGCTGGCGATTGGGTGCAGTTAGTCAATGGAACTACGAAGCacgcctctgtgggcatcctaCACTCCGTGCAGCGTGACGGAAGTATGACTGTTGGTTTTTTAGGGTTAGAAACTTTATGGACGGGGCATTCTTCGGAAGTCGAAAAAGTGGTCCCGTTTTTTGTGGGACAATTCGtgcaatttaaatcaaatgtcGAAACTCCCCGGTTTGAATGGCCTATGAAACGAGGAGGAGGATGGGCTACCGGGAGAATATCACAGATACTTCCAAACGGTTGTCTTATTGTTCAGTTTCCGGGAAGGATGGTGTTTGGCGACGAACCTAATACGTTCTTGGCTGATCCGGATGAGGTGATCCAAGTGTCGTTTGATACGTGTCCTGGCATTATCGAAAAGTATCAGCACCTCGAAGATTTTCACTGGTCTATTCGGCCACTTTCTATTGCATTTAGCCTATTTACAGCAGTAAAGCTCGGCGTATCTGTAGGAAAATGCATTAATGCTAAACTGAAGAAGGAACCGAAGAATCACCAGACGTCTATTGACAGTCGTGCTCAAGAGGGCGAGGTTGGTGGCAAGTCGGCATGGCTTCCGCCAAATGTTGCAAATATCCTGTTTCAAGAAGGTGCTGCTACTGCTAGATAA